The Terriglobia bacterium genomic sequence GTACCAACCGCCACGTGAGCCGGCATGCGAAGGATGTACACCATCATCGGCACCATGATGAAACCGCCACCGACGCCCATTACGGCGGTCATGATGCCGACAAGACCACAGAGACAAAAAGGCACCAGGAGCGAATGCCTGACGCCCGAACGTTCAAAGCTGATTTGGAATGGAAGTCGCTCCAGCATAGAGACCCTGTGGGTTGGCCTGCTGCTGTGCTTTGGCTCCATTACGCCGCGCCGTAGCTTCTTGATACTGTCGCGCAAGGTGAAGCTTCCAACCCCACCCAGCACGACGATATACATGATGGTGATCAGAAAATCGGCGCCACCCGATGCTCGCAGGATCTTAATCACTTGCACGCCCAGCGCCGATCCAAATACCCCCCCGACAAGGCATACAGTTCCCATCCGCAGGTCTACATTCTTCAGGCGAAAATGGGCCGCGACACCGGAGGCCGAGGTCGCGACGATAGCATTCGTATCGGAAGCCGCAGCCACCGTGAGCGGAACCCCGATCATCGCCAGGATCGGGGTCATGAGAAAGCCGCCTCCGACTCCGAGTAAGCCCGACAAGAAACCGATCACGGCCCCAGCCGTTATCAATAACGCGAAATTGATGGATAACCCCGCAATTGGAAGGAGGATCGGAACTGCCGCAACTGCCACCACGGCCACCAACAGGAATTTCACCGGCACAGACACCTCCCCACTGGACATGCGCTGGCAACGATCACATGTGGCCGCTGCAGGGATGCAGCTGGTCCCGCAGGACGCTTCAAAACGTTGGGCGGCGCCAGCACAAGGGCCAGCAACATCTTCATCATCATCGCAAGCGCCAGGACTGCCATGAGTCCCATCAGTTGATCGCCGCGGAGGAAACGGCTCAGGCGTGCTCCGGCCTGCGCACCCAGCGTCGAACCCAGGGCCACGATCAACGCCAGTACAATATCGACCGTATGGTTCGCCCCCGCCTGCATCACTGTCGTGCCCGCACATGTGAACAGGATCTGAAACAGGCTCGTACCCACGGCAACGTGCGCTGGCATGCCCAGCAGGTACACCATCGCAGGCACCAGGATGAATCCACCACCGACGCCCATGATGGCGGTCATCAGGCCGACGATAACTGCCAGCGCAAGAGGCACCAGCACGGAATGGCGAACTCCAGAGCGTGGAAAATCCAACTGCCATGGCAGCTTCGAGAGAATCGGCGAAGTAGCTCGTCGTTCGTCTTTTGCCTGCATGGCTCCTCGGCGCCACTTACGTATGCTGTCGTGCAGAATCAGGCCGCCAACGATTCCGAGCATGGCGACATAGGCCAGATTGATGACGAGATTGGCGTTTCCCACTCTTTCAAGCGATTCCAGGATGCGCACACCGAACGCGGACCCGAGCAGACCGCCGATAAGAGCGACGACTCCGATGCGCAAATCGACATTCTTCAACCGGAAATGCGCGGCCACTCCGGACGAAGATGTCGCCACGATAGCATTCGTGTCGGAAGCCGCGGCCACTATCGGCGGAACACCGATCGTGATGAGAATTGGCGTCAGCAGAAAACCTCCACCCACGCCGAGCAGTCCAGAAAGGAGACCGATCAAAATCCCCGATCCGATCAGGAAACTGGAATTGATCGACAGGCCAGCGATGGGCAACAGGACTGCAGCGGAGAAAACGAGCATAGCCGCGACCACTACGGTCTTCATGGTCGCGACCTCCGGTGCGGTGTCGAAAACAACTGCGATGGTAGATTCGAATTCGTATCGGCGATCACGAATACCTCATGCTGAGCCGATGCGACTGAACCTGTCGGGTGCCTCAACAGGTGGTCGGGGGCCACTACGAGACCGATTACCATCTTGAACATCACCGCGAGCGCCAGGACACCAAGCAAGCCCATCAGTTGGTCGCCGCGCAGCAGGCGGCTCAACCGTACGCCTATTTGCGCGCCGATGGTCGAGCCCACTGCGAGCAGCAGTGCCAGCACAACATCCACAGTGTGATTAGTTCCCGCCTGCAGGTAGGTTGCTCCCAGGCAAGTGAACAGGATTTGAAAAAGACTTGTACCCACGGCAACGTGCGCCGGCATCCCCAGGAGGTAGACCATTAATGGGACCAGCATGAAGCCGCCACCCACTCCCATAACAGCGGTCAGAAGCCCGACTGCGACACACACGAACAGAGGCACAAGGACGGAATGACGAACCCGCGAATGGGGGAAATCAACCTGCAACGGCAGCCGCGATAACCAGTTCAGGCCGCGAGGTGTAATACTGGCCCGATAAATACTGCCGGAGCGCCATCTGCGAAGACTCGTACGGAGAATGAAGAAACCCACCGCTCCGAGCATAATGATGTAAGCGAGATCTATGACGAGGTTAGCGCTTCCTGCAGCCTCTAACCCTTCCATGATCCGCACTCCAAAGGCTGAACCCGCCAATCCGCCAAGCACGGCGATTGCACCCATGCGTAGATCAACGTTTTTCAAGCGAAAATGGGCGCCGACTCCAGAGGAGGATGTCGCGAGAATGGCGTTGGTGCCTGAAGCGGCGGCGACCACGGGCGGGACACCGATCGTGATCAGCATCGGGGTGAGCATGAAACCGCCCCCGACGCCTAACAGGCCGCACAAAACGCCAATGAGTCCGCCCCCGACGATCAACAGCACGATGCTGATGCTGATCCCGGCAACCGGTAAAAGCACGTGCATACGCACTCCATGCCCGTTTATGGGCTCTTCCGCTTTGCAGAAGACACGGAGTGAAGCTTTCCGGCAGGAAACGGGAGCGCGTTTCCGGTCGCAATTGGACTGCTACTTACCCGGCGTGGTCCCACGAGGAACTCGCGCCGTATGGAGGTTCGGCGGCGCGGGCTCTCTCGCGCGCCGCCGGCTTCCATGTCGGCTACTTCTTTACCCCGGTTGCAGCCGAGTGCAGCTTAACTTCGACTTTTTCTTCCAGCTTGTCGTAATACTCTTTCAGGATCGCAATTACTTCCGGCCGAGAGAATTCCGCCGGCACGGGTTTACCTTCGCTCATCAGTTTCCGCAGCAACGTACCCGAGAGCAGGAGGCGCGCACCACCCTTGTAATTGCCATTGTCGTCAATCACCGCCTTGCTCTCGTGAGGGCAAGTCTTCATCGACGCCATGCTTCCACACTCATAACAATAGAATGTCCAGTCCATGCAAAGGGGCTGCAGACGCAACGCTCCTGCCGGGACTTCATTGAAGATCTTCTGTGCATCGAACGGCCCGTAGTAGTCGCCAACCCCGGCATGATCGCGCCCCACAATCAGGTGCGAGCATCCGTAGTTCTGGCGGAAGACGGCATGCAGCAGAGCCTCGCGAGGTCCGGCGTAACGCATCTCCATTGGATATCCGCCCTGGATAACTCGCTCCTTGCGGAAGTACTTGTTAACGAGCGCGTCGATTGCCTTGACGCGCACGTCCGCCGGAATGTCGCCGGGCTTCAGCTTGCCCAGGAGCTGGTGAACGTACACGCCGTCGCACACCTCGATGGCGATCCATGCAAGGTATGCGTGGGAGTTGTGCATCGGGTTTCTCAACTGCAGGGCCGCCACCGTGCTCCAGCCGCGTGATTCAAATTCCTTGCGAGCTTCCGCGGGACGCTGGTAAATCCCCTTGAACTCATCCGGGAAGAATGACTCGGAGATGACCTTGACCGGTCCGGCCAGGTTCACATCCGGCTGTTCCATGACCTTCTGGACTCCGGGATGCGCCGGATCAACCGTGCGGAAAACTTCCTTGCACTCGTGTTGCTTGTCGTACTTGTATTTCTCGGTCACTTTCATCGTTCCCATCAGTTCATTGGTTTCGCTATCCCACAGCGCCACCTCTTCCCCTAGGGCGATGGAGTTCGCCAGATCTTCCTTGACGGATAAAGTGATCGGGATTGGCCAGAAAAGCCCTTTCCTGCTCGGCAAGCTGTAATCGTCGCAGCTCCCTTTCCAGTCGTCCTTGCCCATGAATCCGTCGAGTGGAGTGAAAGCGCCGATCGCCATCATCAGCAGGTCGCCGGTTTCCCGACTGGTCATCGGCACCTTCTTCATGCGGGCGGCCCGGCTGATCTCCTCGATTTGCTGGGCGCCTTCCAGTAACAGCGGTTTAAGTTCCGTACTGCCATGTGGAGGAACTAGTTTGCTCATGTATGATGCCTCCTCAAAATTAATCCCTTGGTCCAAACCCCTATTGAATGCCCGCGCCGCGAGCTGTCTGGCAGTTTCATCCATGCTCTGTTGCCGGAGTTGCAGCCCCAGTCTCCAATGCCTCCAACTTCGCGGATTCTGCCAGCACCCCGGCAACATAGATCCCCAGTGGCCGGTACAACAGGTGGGCCCACTTCCCGAATGGCACTTCGACCACCAGCATCGGCACGGCGATCATCATGTGCACGGCGTAGGTCGTGTACGTCGCGATCGGCAGATTCATCAACCGAAACACATTAACGGCAATTCCTGTAACAGCCGTCAGCAGCAGCAGCACAGGGAACAGCCAGTCAGAAAGGTGGCTGAAGCGATGCATCTCCGATGACTTGCGCATCCGGTCAACGATCATCCATATCGTTACAACCACCAGCACAGCCGTGGCGTAGTAGCCGAGAATGCTCGTCCACTGGAAACTCGCGTCTTTCACCTGGAACCATGGCAGGAACACCACCACCATGGTGAACATGCTGCCGTACCCGGTTACGAGCAAGAGATGTCGTATCCAATTCTTGAGCGCTTCCGGGTCGTTGCACTGTTTCCATCGCGATTGCGCCACAGCCTGTATCACGAACTGCGGAAGCTGCGTCAGATAAATGCGGAAGCGGATGCGCCTGCCCGCGGTGAGACGCAGGAACATCCGCAGCGCATTGCTCATCAGGAGAAGGCTGAGAATTAATGCCAGCACCGTGTCGCCCAAGTGCACCATCTTGACCGGAGCGAACTTCTCCAGCATTACGGTGGACATCGCCTCGGGTCCGGAACGGTGCAGCAGTCCGAAGCCAAAGCTCTGCGGGACGGTAAACAACGTTCCAACAAGTACCGCAACCAGGAGGAGAATCCCGATCTCCCAGTACGCCGAGCGATACATCAGCCGCGACAAACCGGTCCAGTCATACGCGGTAGTGAGATACCGGCGCAAGGCCATCATCATCTCGCCGGGATCCGCCTTGCGAGGACAGAGCTTGGAACATTCGCCGCAGTAGAAACAGAGCCACGGTCCGGGATCCGCCAGAAGTTCGTCCCTCAATCCCCACTGAGCCAGCAGCACCTGCTTGCGTGGAAACTGGTGCTCCGACGTCGCCAGACTGCAAGCGGAAACACAGGTAGCGCACTGGTAACACTTCTTGAACTCTCCGCCGCATTCCAACGCGTCTTCGATAAACTTCCGGTCCGGCCGAATCGTTACCGTAGCCACACTAGAACCCCTTGTAAGGATTGGGACCGAGGTCCCGTACCTTTGCGACAAATTGGTTGATCGTGTCCGGCAGCGTGAGATAGTCGTCTGCCGACACTTGCACCAACTGGATGCGCTCGGATTCCAACTGCAAGCGCTGCAGAGTTTCCTTGACGTTTTCCAGGCGGCGATTCGCCAGTTCGCTCCCACGCACGAAGTGGCATTGGTAATCGTCGCCGAACTTGCATCCCAGCAGCAGGATGCCGTCCACACCACGGGAGAGGGCGTCGGCAATCCACACGATGTTCATCGACCCTAGGCAGCGCAGCGGAATGATCCGCACACTGGCGTCGTATTGCAGGCGTTCCATGCCGACCTGGTCGAGCACCGGGCAGGCATCGTTCTCGCAGGCGAAGATGACGATGCGCGGCTTCTCTTCATCTTCTTCCGGAACTTCGATCGCCTTCACCATGCTTGCGATCATTTCCACCGAGTAGTTCTTGAAAGATACGATCCGCTCCGGACAGGCCCCCATGCAGATGCCGCACCGCCGGCAGCGATAAGCATTGAACTTCGGCGTGCCCTTCTCGTCCTCGTCGAGAGACCCAAATGGACATTCCTCGGTGCAGCGTTTGCACTGCGTACAGCGCTGCAGAGAGAAGACGGGATACGAAAGATCGCCGGCGCGGGGATGCAACGCCTGCCCTTGCGAGGCCATGTGCACACTTTGGATTGCCTTCATTACAGCGCCCGCAGCGTCTTCCTCGGCGCGCACCATGTCCATCGGCGCGCGTACGGCACCCGCCGTGAATATCCCCGTCCGCCGAGTCTCGTATGGGAAGCAGATAAAGTGGGAGCTCGGGAACCCACCGTTACGTACTGGCAGATCCGGCCCTTGACGGTAGGTCAACCGAAGGATCTCCGTGCCCTCGTGTCGTTTCAGTTGCTCTACTGTTAACTCCGCTTCCCGGCGTTGGGTTTCGGACTCATTGCGGGCGACTTTTTGCTGCGCATCGTGCAACGCGCGGATGGCTTCGCCGTCGGCGGAGTTGGGAACCATGCCTGTTGCCAGAACCACCATGTCCACAGGGATGCTGATCGATTTCCCAAGCGGCGAATCGGTTACCGTGACGGAGAGCTTTCCGTCGCCACCGCGTGCCACCCCCTTCACTTCTCCCTTGGTGAAAAAATTGAGCGGGTGGTTCTGGACCTTCTGGTAGTACTCTTCGTACCGTCCCGGAGTGGTGACATCCTTGTAGATGACAAAAACATTCGCGGTGGGATTCTGTTCGCGGATGTACTCCACCTGTTTCAGCGTCGTCATGCAGCAAGTGGAAGAGCAGTAAGCGAGATGTTGCGCGTCACGCGATCCGGCGCACTGCACGAACAAGATGCTCTCTACCGGCTTCCCGTCCGAGACCCGCTTGATCGGCCCCGCTGCACCGAGGCTCTCCAGTTCGACGCTGGTTACGACATCCGCAACTCCATATCCGAGTGCACCAAGCTTCTTTGCGTCGTATGGCTTCCATCCGGTTGCCATCACGATCGCGCCTACCCGGTGCACCGCGCTGGAGGCGCCATTCTGAAGTGTCACATCGAATGCCCCGGGCTGCCCCTCAGTGCGTACGATTGTCGTCGAGCAGAACACCTTTACGCGGGGGTGCGACATAACCGCCGCAATGCGCTCCGGTAGCGGACTTGGCACGGCCTCTGTGAAGGGCGCGTGCATGGGATAGGTCTTCTTTATGCCGGCGAGCGCTCCGCCCAGGCATCGCTGCTTCTCGACAAGCAGTACGTCACACCCGGCGTTGGCAGCGTCGAGCGCCGCAGTGATTCCGGTAATTCCACCACCGACCACGAGGAGTGTGTGGGAGACCGGGTCCGCCAGCGGTTCCAGCGGTTCCATGTGCCGCACTTTGCTGACGCCCATCCGCAGAGAATCTTCCGCTAATGCCTGGGTCTCTTCGTCTTTCGGCACATGGCACCAGGCAACCTGCTCACGGAGGTTTACCCGGTCGCTGACTACAGCACCGTTGAAGTTGAACTGCTGAGTCTTCGCGCGCGACGAACAACCCGCAATGACGACAGCGTCGATACCGGCACCTTCGATATCCTGCCGGATCTGTGCGGTGCCTTCGTCGCCGCAAAGGAATTCATGCGTCCGGCACAACTCTGCCTTGCACTCTTTCATCGCGACGCTCTTGAGGCTTTCAACATCAAGCGCTTCGCCGATCGAACAACCGGTGCAGACATAGACTCCGACACGCTTATTCATTTCTGGCCCCTGCCACAACCTGCAATGCCTTCAGTGCGGCCCCAGTTGCATCCCGCACCGTTGCCGACACCTCCGCTGGTCGCTTGACGCAGCCTGCGGCATAAATCCCGCTGCTGCCGGTAACGAACCCGAACTCGTCCACGCTCACGGCGGCAGGCAACCCGGTACTCTGCGGCACCATGCCTGTCGCCAGTACCACCAGGTCGAAGCGACACGTGATCTTCTCGCCCCCTAGCACATCGTCTGCAGTAACCAGCAGGTCGCGCGTGGTCGGGTCTTCTTCAATCTTGCCAACCTTCCCCTTGATCAGTTCGATCCCGCCCATCGCCTTGACGGCCGCGCCGAACTCCTCCAGTTGCCCGGGCGTGCGCAAGTCTATATAGAAGATCGTTACCTGGGCTTCGGGATACTGTGTGCGAATGTAGTTGGCGTGTTTCAGCGAGGCGCTACAACACACTGCCGAACAATAGGGGAGATGGTTCTCGTCGCGTGAGCCGGCGCATTGCACGAATGCTACCGAACGCGGCTCTTTTGCGTCCGAAGGCCGCAGCACTTTGCCTTGCGTGGGACCGCTCGGTACGGCCAGCCGCTCAAGCACAACATTGGTGACGACGTTCTTGAACTTCCCGTACCCGAGATTGGTAATTTTCGTGGCGTCGTATGGGGTCCAGCCCGCCGCCACTACAACCGCCGCAACCTGTAACGTCAGCTGTTTCGGACCCTGCTGCAACTCAATTGCTCGGTAGCGGCAGGCGTCG encodes the following:
- a CDS encoding sulfite exporter TauE/SafE family protein, whose translation is MPVKFLLVAVVAVAAVPILLPIAGLSINFALLITAGAVIGFLSGLLGVGGGFLMTPILAMIGVPLTVAAASDTNAIVATSASGVAAHFRLKNVDLRMGTVCLVGGVFGSALGVQVIKILRASGGADFLITIMYIVVLGGVGSFTLRDSIKKLRRGVMEPKHSSRPTHRVSMLERLPFQISFERSGVRHSLLVPFCLCGLVGIMTAVMGVGGGFIMVPMMVYILRMPAHVAVGTDLFQIMFTCIGVTLMQAATNHTVDVVLAILIAAGSTIGAQIGARVSKRLRGEQLLIVLGVLALAVGIRMAVGIVLPPANPLSPSGGHAEVQRDHRTAVAQVWASRGH
- a CDS encoding sulfite exporter TauE/SafE family protein, which gives rise to MKTVVVAAMLVFSAAVLLPIAGLSINSSFLIGSGILIGLLSGLLGVGGGFLLTPILITIGVPPIVAAASDTNAIVATSSSGVAAHFRLKNVDLRIGVVALIGGLLGSAFGVRILESLERVGNANLVINLAYVAMLGIVGGLILHDSIRKWRRGAMQAKDERRATSPILSKLPWQLDFPRSGVRHSVLVPLALAVIVGLMTAIMGVGGGFILVPAMVYLLGMPAHVAVGTSLFQILFTCAGTTVMQAGANHTVDIVLALIVALGSTLGAQAGARLSRFLRGDQLMGLMAVLALAMMMKMLLALVLAPPNVLKRPAGPAASLQRPHVIVASACPVGRCLCR
- a CDS encoding sulfite exporter TauE/SafE family protein, translating into MHVLLPVAGISISIVLLIVGGGLIGVLCGLLGVGGGFMLTPMLITIGVPPVVAAASGTNAILATSSSGVGAHFRLKNVDLRMGAIAVLGGLAGSAFGVRIMEGLEAAGSANLVIDLAYIIMLGAVGFFILRTSLRRWRSGSIYRASITPRGLNWLSRLPLQVDFPHSRVRHSVLVPLFVCVAVGLLTAVMGVGGGFMLVPLMVYLLGMPAHVAVGTSLFQILFTCLGATYLQAGTNHTVDVVLALLLAVGSTIGAQIGVRLSRLLRGDQLMGLLGVLALAVMFKMVIGLVVAPDHLLRHPTGSVASAQHEVFVIADTNSNLPSQLFSTPHRRSRP
- the sat gene encoding sulfate adenylyltransferase, whose amino-acid sequence is MSKLVPPHGSTELKPLLLEGAQQIEEISRAARMKKVPMTSRETGDLLMMAIGAFTPLDGFMGKDDWKGSCDDYSLPSRKGLFWPIPITLSVKEDLANSIALGEEVALWDSETNELMGTMKVTEKYKYDKQHECKEVFRTVDPAHPGVQKVMEQPDVNLAGPVKVISESFFPDEFKGIYQRPAEARKEFESRGWSTVAALQLRNPMHNSHAYLAWIAIEVCDGVYVHQLLGKLKPGDIPADVRVKAIDALVNKYFRKERVIQGGYPMEMRYAGPREALLHAVFRQNYGCSHLIVGRDHAGVGDYYGPFDAQKIFNEVPAGALRLQPLCMDWTFYCYECGSMASMKTCPHESKAVIDDNGNYKGGARLLLSGTLLRKLMSEGKPVPAEFSRPEVIAILKEYYDKLEEKVEVKLHSAATGVKK
- a CDS encoding 4Fe-4S dicluster domain-containing protein, whose amino-acid sequence is MATVTIRPDRKFIEDALECGGEFKKCYQCATCVSACSLATSEHQFPRKQVLLAQWGLRDELLADPGPWLCFYCGECSKLCPRKADPGEMMMALRRYLTTAYDWTGLSRLMYRSAYWEIGILLLVAVLVGTLFTVPQSFGFGLLHRSGPEAMSTVMLEKFAPVKMVHLGDTVLALILSLLLMSNALRMFLRLTAGRRIRFRIYLTQLPQFVIQAVAQSRWKQCNDPEALKNWIRHLLLVTGYGSMFTMVVVFLPWFQVKDASFQWTSILGYYATAVLVVVTIWMIVDRMRKSSEMHRFSHLSDWLFPVLLLLTAVTGIAVNVFRLMNLPIATYTTYAVHMMIAVPMLVVEVPFGKWAHLLYRPLGIYVAGVLAESAKLEALETGAATPATEHG
- a CDS encoding hydrogenase iron-sulfur subunit: MNKRVGVYVCTGCSIGEALDVESLKSVAMKECKAELCRTHEFLCGDEGTAQIRQDIEGAGIDAVVIAGCSSRAKTQQFNFNGAVVSDRVNLREQVAWCHVPKDEETQALAEDSLRMGVSKVRHMEPLEPLADPVSHTLLVVGGGITGITAALDAANAGCDVLLVEKQRCLGGALAGIKKTYPMHAPFTEAVPSPLPERIAAVMSHPRVKVFCSTTIVRTEGQPGAFDVTLQNGASSAVHRVGAIVMATGWKPYDAKKLGALGYGVADVVTSVELESLGAAGPIKRVSDGKPVESILFVQCAGSRDAQHLAYCSSTCCMTTLKQVEYIREQNPTANVFVIYKDVTTPGRYEEYYQKVQNHPLNFFTKGEVKGVARGGDGKLSVTVTDSPLGKSISIPVDMVVLATGMVPNSADGEAIRALHDAQQKVARNESETQRREAELTVEQLKRHEGTEILRLTYRQGPDLPVRNGGFPSSHFICFPYETRRTGIFTAGAVRAPMDMVRAEEDAAGAVMKAIQSVHMASQGQALHPRAGDLSYPVFSLQRCTQCKRCTEECPFGSLDEDEKGTPKFNAYRCRRCGICMGACPERIVSFKNYSVEMIASMVKAIEVPEEDEEKPRIVIFACENDACPVLDQVGMERLQYDASVRIIPLRCLGSMNIVWIADALSRGVDGILLLGCKFGDDYQCHFVRGSELANRRLENVKETLQRLQLESERIQLVQVSADDYLTLPDTINQFVAKVRDLGPNPYKGF
- a CDS encoding FAD-dependent oxidoreductase codes for the protein MQNTGPTNGKGKPILVIGGGIAGITTAIELAEAGCEVVLAEKSAWLGGRVARLNHYFPKMCPPACGLEINFQRLKKNPHVKVHTLAEVESIAGAPGAFEVVLKLNPRYVTEACTMCDECTQACPVEVTDEFNYGLSKTKAIHLIRGTAFPGQYAIERSACPEDCHECADACRYRAIELQQGPKQLTLQVAAVVVAAGWTPYDATKITNLGYGKFKNVVTNVVLERLAVPSGPTQGKVLRPSDAKEPRSVAFVQCAGSRDENHLPYCSAVCCSASLKHANYIRTQYPEAQVTIFYIDLRTPGQLEEFGAAVKAMGGIELIKGKVGKIEEDPTTRDLLVTADDVLGGEKITCRFDLVVLATGMVPQSTGLPAAVSVDEFGFVTGSSGIYAAGCVKRPAEVSATVRDATGAALKALQVVAGARNE